The Arachis duranensis cultivar V14167 chromosome 2, aradu.V14167.gnm2.J7QH, whole genome shotgun sequence genome has a window encoding:
- the LOC107474951 gene encoding serine carboxypeptidase-like 11 produces the protein MVAPSSLRTFQVLFLVLTILLQIAFHQIEAASAKVEHLPGFDGPLPFHLETGYVGLGDTNDDLQVFYYFIKSENDPKNDPLMLWLTGGPGCSSFSGLAYQIGPIKFKIEEYNGSLPNLVLRPQSWTKVSNIIFVDLPFGTGFSYAKDVISHRSDWKLIHHTHQFIRKWFIEHPEFLSNKFYMGADSYSGIPAPAIVQEISIGNDKGLHPWINLQGYLLGNPITTKKEPNDRIPYVHGMGLISDELYLSLQRNCKGEYMDIDSENELCLRDMKYFQKCLSRINMFDILDIYCEDDSLKNNEAMQRRFLTEMPEASLSSYLTVPAMNCQIYGFFLGTQWANDASVRKALHVRGEIGKWERCYTTDFEYEITSSFEFHVNLSAKGYRSLIYSGDHDVEVPFSSTQAWIRALNYSIVDDWRPWLLNGQVAGFTRTYANQMTFATVKGAGHTAPEYKPDEGFAMFSRWLSNVPL, from the exons ATGGTGGCTCCTTCTTCTCTGCGCACTTTTCAAGTACTGTTTCTTGTTCTCACAATTTTGCTGCAGATAGCATTTCATCAGATTGAAGCTGCTTCTGCCAAAGTTGAACACCTTCCTGGTTTTGATGGCCCTCTCCCCTTTCATCTTGAAACTGG GTATGTGGGATTGGGGGACACAAATGATGACTTGCaagtattttactattttattaagtCAGAAAATGATCCTAAAAATGACCCTCTCATGCTATGGCTAACTGGTGGTCCTggttgttcttcattttctggCCTTGCCTACCAAATTG GTCCaataaagtttaaaattgaAGAATACAATGGGAGCTTACCTAATTTGGTTTTGAGGCCACAGTCATGGACAAAG gtatctaatattatttttgtagaTTTGCCATTTGGAACAGGCTTCTCATATGCAAAAGATGTCATTTCCCATCGAAGTGATTGGAAACTTATTCACCACACCCATCAATTTATTAGGAAG TGGTTTATTGAACATCCGGAATttctttcaaataaattttatatgggAGCTGATTCTTACTCTGGAATTCCTGCTCCAGCTATTGTTCAGGAAATTTCAATTG GAAATGATAAAGGTCTCCATCCCTGGATAAATCTACAG GGTTATCTATTAGGAAACCCAATTACCACAAAGAAAGAGCCAAATGATCGGATACCATACGTTCATGGAATGGGACTTATTTCCGATGAACTCTATTTG TCACTGCAGAGAAATTGTAAAGGAGAGTATATGGATATAGATTCAGAAAATGAATTGTGTTTAAGAGACATGAAGTATTTTCAAAAG TGTCTTTCGAGAATTAATATGTTCGACATTTTGGATATATATTGCGAAGATGATTCTCTAAAGAACAATGAAGCGATGCAGAGGAGATTTTTGACTGAAATGCCTGAGGCCTCTCTTAGTTCTTATTTAACAGTGCCAGCAATGAACTGCCAA ATTTATGGTTTCTTCCTCGGCACTCAATGGGCGAATGATGCAAGTGTTCGCAAGGCACTGCATGTTAGAGGG GAAATAGGGAAATGGGAACGGTGTTACACTACTGATTTTGAGTATGAAATCACTAGTAGCTTCGAATTTCATGTAAATCTCAGCGCAAAAGGCTATCGATCTTTGATATACAG TGGCGATCATGATGTAGAGGTTCCTTTCTCGTCGACTCAAGCGTGGATAAGGGCTCTAAACTACTCCATTGTAGATGATTGGAGGCCATGGCTTTTGAATGGTCAAGTTGCAGG ATTCACAAGAACTTACGCAAATCAAATGACATTTGCAACAGTGAAA GGTGCAGGGCATACAGCTCCTGAGTACAAGCCAGACGAAGGTTTTGCCATGTTCTCTAGGTGGCTCTCTAATGTTCCTTTGTAG